One window of Nocardia sp. NBC_00508 genomic DNA carries:
- a CDS encoding acetyl-CoA carboxylase biotin carboxylase subunit encodes MTVRPIRTVLVANRGEIAVRVIRTCAELGIATIAVYSAADADSAAVRLADRSFRIGPGPAKRSYSYIPAVIEAARATGADAIHPGYGFLSENPDFAEVCEAEGFVFIGTPAAIMADLGDKSTARSLMAAAGLPLLPGSRDPLDTVDEAHALADDIGYPVIIKAVAGGGGRGMRVVRDSAEFASAWQETRANATAVFGDGRLYVERYLDSARHIEVQILADRHGTVRHLGARDCSLQRRHQKLVEESPAPGLSEELVARIGAAAVCGAEAVGYVGAGTFEFLLDQQGRFYFMEVNCRLQVEHPVTEMVTGIDLVAEQLRIASGLPLSLPADAAAPRGVSIECRINAEDPEREFVPAPGTLTECTLPGGPFVRIDTHVCPGYAIPPHYDSLLAKIIVWAPDRPTAIARMRRALAETRIRGRGVATTTDFLHDILDHPRFRAADHDTALIGTLTMVSRVAS; translated from the coding sequence GTGACCGTGCGCCCGATCCGCACGGTACTGGTCGCCAATCGTGGCGAGATCGCCGTGCGGGTCATCCGCACCTGCGCCGAACTCGGGATCGCCACCATCGCGGTGTATTCCGCGGCCGATGCCGACTCGGCCGCCGTCCGGCTCGCCGATCGATCGTTCCGGATCGGCCCCGGTCCCGCGAAGCGCAGCTACTCCTACATTCCCGCCGTCATCGAGGCCGCGCGGGCCACCGGAGCCGACGCGATCCACCCCGGATACGGATTCCTCTCCGAGAACCCGGATTTCGCCGAGGTCTGCGAGGCAGAGGGTTTCGTGTTCATCGGCACGCCCGCCGCGATCATGGCCGATCTGGGCGACAAGTCCACGGCGCGGTCGCTGATGGCCGCGGCGGGGCTGCCGTTGCTGCCGGGCAGCCGTGATCCGCTCGACACGGTGGACGAGGCGCACGCCCTCGCCGACGACATCGGCTATCCGGTGATCATCAAAGCGGTGGCGGGCGGCGGCGGTCGCGGCATGCGCGTCGTGCGTGACTCCGCCGAATTCGCCTCCGCCTGGCAGGAGACCCGTGCCAACGCCACCGCGGTGTTCGGCGACGGCAGGCTCTACGTCGAGCGCTACCTCGACTCGGCCCGGCACATCGAGGTGCAGATCCTGGCCGATCGGCACGGGACGGTGCGGCATCTCGGCGCACGGGACTGCTCCTTGCAGCGGCGGCACCAGAAACTCGTCGAGGAGTCGCCCGCACCCGGTCTGTCCGAGGAACTCGTCGCCCGGATCGGCGCCGCCGCCGTGTGTGGTGCGGAAGCCGTCGGCTACGTCGGGGCCGGAACCTTCGAATTCCTCTTGGACCAGCAGGGACGCTTTTACTTCATGGAGGTCAACTGCCGCCTGCAAGTGGAGCATCCGGTCACCGAGATGGTCACCGGCATCGATCTGGTCGCCGAGCAGCTGCGCATCGCCTCCGGCCTTCCGCTGTCGCTGCCCGCCGACGCCGCCGCTCCGCGCGGCGTGTCCATCGAGTGCCGGATCAACGCCGAGGATCCCGAACGCGAATTCGTCCCCGCGCCCGGCACGCTCACCGAATGCACGTTGCCGGGCGGCCCCTTCGTCCGGATCGACACCCATGTCTGCCCCGGCTATGCCATTCCACCGCACTACGATTCACTGCTCGCCAAAATCATCGTCTGGGCGCCGGACCGTCCCACCGCCATCGCGCGGATGCGACGTGCCTTGGCCGAGACCAGGATCCGCGGCAGGGGAGTGGCCACCACCACCGACTTCCTGCACGACATTCTCGACCACCCGCGCTTCCGCGCCGCGGACCACGACACCGCCCTCATCGGCACCCTCACCATGGTGTCCCGCGTCGCCTCATGA
- a CDS encoding acetyl-CoA carboxylase biotin carboxyl carrier protein, whose translation MIVSPPALIEAGVSIVLARLARQRSATPQGAQPEQPDGEVMTESVTTEPVGRALNPVDADHALAVLSRHALAVRAETAPTSVTVANGPLVLRISWDGQAGTSAPTSVAPVSGAPAATTPAEQFVENQSSAETFTVNAETVGVFYRAPEPGAAPFVTEGDPVRAGQQVGIVEAMKLMIPVTATREGRVAEFLVENGEAVEHGAPLMVLEVVR comes from the coding sequence ATGATCGTGTCACCCCCAGCGCTGATCGAGGCCGGTGTCTCGATAGTGCTGGCGCGGTTGGCCCGTCAGCGATCAGCCACCCCGCAGGGCGCCCAACCCGAACAACCAGATGGAGAAGTGATGACCGAGTCCGTGACCACCGAGCCGGTCGGCCGCGCGCTGAACCCGGTCGACGCCGACCACGCGCTGGCCGTGCTGTCGCGTCACGCGCTGGCCGTGCGAGCCGAGACCGCACCGACCTCCGTGACCGTCGCCAATGGTCCGCTGGTGTTGCGGATCAGCTGGGACGGCCAGGCCGGAACGAGCGCGCCCACCTCCGTTGCGCCCGTATCCGGTGCGCCTGCTGCGACCACCCCTGCCGAGCAGTTCGTCGAAAATCAGTCGAGCGCCGAGACTTTCACGGTGAACGCGGAGACCGTCGGTGTCTTCTATCGCGCGCCCGAGCCGGGTGCCGCGCCATTTGTCACCGAGGGTGACCCGGTGCGGGCCGGTCAGCAGGTCGGCATCGTCGAGGCGATGAAGCTGATGATCCCGGTGACCGCGACCAGAGAGGGACGGGTGGCGGAATTTCTCGTGGAGAACGGCGAGGCGGTCGAGCACGGCGCACCGCTGATGGTGCTCGAGGTGGTGCGGTGA
- the accD gene encoding acetyl-CoA carboxylase, carboxyltransferase subunit beta, which translates to MTTLETGSDTRADWMVCPSCATMIYAKRYERVGRVCPDCDGHGMLTADQRVEALLDPGSARHIEPAATVADPLGFSDSRPYPERHAEARRRTGLADAIRCVRGTIGGAPVVLAVMDFRFLGGSLGSAVGEAVTAAAETALAARVPLVLVTASGGARMQEGILALMQMAKTSQALRELDDAGVLTISVVTDPTYGGVAASYATSTDIIIAEPGARLGFAGPRVIQQTIGETLPARFQTAEFLLEHGVVDMICHRSALRDRLARLLALAADTPRRLELGELVDPVHTDAADLPPREAWHSVRAARELGRPTTLDYLAASFDEFVELHGDRLSADCPAMITALARLDGAPVAVIGTQKGHTATELAQRNYGMPTPAGYRKSARVLRLAAKLGLPVITLVDTAGAYPGVTAEEHGQAVAIAESLKLLAGLPVPIVTVITGEGGSGGALALAVADRVIVCENAVYSVISPEGCASILWKDAAAAPRAAAALRVDSTSLLELGVADAVLPEPPGGAHRDPAAAAAALRHALRYAVADLGALALSELLDRRHHRFRVFGLSTNNQVSR; encoded by the coding sequence ATGACCACACTCGAGACCGGCTCGGACACCCGGGCCGACTGGATGGTGTGCCCGTCCTGCGCCACCATGATCTACGCCAAACGCTACGAGCGCGTTGGCCGGGTCTGCCCGGACTGCGACGGGCACGGCATGCTGACGGCCGATCAGCGTGTCGAGGCGCTGCTCGACCCGGGCTCCGCGCGGCACATCGAACCGGCGGCCACGGTGGCCGACCCGCTCGGTTTCAGCGATTCGCGCCCCTACCCTGAGCGGCACGCCGAAGCGCGGCGCCGCACCGGGCTTGCCGACGCCATCCGGTGCGTGCGCGGCACGATCGGCGGCGCGCCGGTGGTGCTGGCGGTCATGGACTTCCGGTTCCTCGGCGGCAGTCTGGGCAGCGCGGTCGGCGAGGCGGTCACCGCCGCGGCCGAGACGGCGTTGGCGGCGCGGGTGCCGTTGGTGCTGGTCACCGCCTCCGGTGGCGCCCGCATGCAGGAGGGCATCCTCGCGCTGATGCAGATGGCCAAGACCAGCCAGGCGCTGCGCGAACTGGACGACGCGGGCGTGCTGACCATCTCGGTGGTCACCGATCCCACCTACGGTGGCGTCGCGGCCTCCTACGCCACCTCCACCGACATCATCATCGCCGAACCCGGGGCGCGGCTCGGCTTCGCCGGTCCCCGGGTGATCCAGCAGACCATCGGCGAGACGCTGCCTGCCCGATTCCAGACCGCGGAGTTCCTGCTCGAACACGGTGTGGTGGACATGATCTGCCACCGCTCGGCGCTGCGGGACCGGTTGGCGCGGTTGCTCGCGCTCGCCGCCGATACGCCGAGGCGCCTCGAACTCGGGGAGCTCGTCGACCCGGTCCACACCGATGCCGCGGATCTGCCACCGCGCGAGGCGTGGCACAGCGTCCGGGCCGCACGGGAATTGGGCCGCCCGACCACGCTGGACTATCTGGCCGCGTCCTTCGACGAGTTCGTCGAGTTGCACGGTGACCGGCTGTCCGCCGACTGCCCGGCGATGATCACCGCGCTGGCCCGTCTCGACGGCGCGCCGGTCGCGGTGATCGGCACGCAAAAAGGGCATACCGCCACCGAATTGGCGCAACGCAATTACGGCATGCCGACGCCCGCCGGATACCGGAAGTCGGCGCGCGTGCTGCGGCTGGCGGCCAAGCTGGGCTTGCCGGTGATCACCTTGGTCGACACCGCGGGCGCCTACCCGGGTGTAACCGCCGAGGAGCACGGACAGGCGGTCGCCATCGCCGAGTCACTGAAACTGCTCGCCGGACTGCCCGTTCCGATTGTCACCGTAATCACCGGCGAGGGCGGCAGCGGGGGAGCGCTGGCACTCGCGGTGGCCGATCGCGTGATCGTGTGCGAGAACGCGGTCTATTCCGTGATCAGCCCGGAGGGGTGCGCCTCGATTCTGTGGAAGGACGCGGCCGCCGCGCCGCGCGCCGCCGCGGCACTGCGGGTGGACTCGACCTCCCTGCTCGAACTCGGCGTCGCCGACGCCGTGCTGCCCGAGCCACCGGGCGGCGCGCATCGCGATCCCGCCGCTGCCGCCGCCGCGCTGCGGCATGCGCTGCGCTACGCGGTCGCCGACCTGGGCGCGCTGGCCCTCTCGGAACTACTCGACCGCCGCCACCACCGTTTCCGCGTTTTCGGACTGTCCACGAACAACCAGGTCTCTCGATGA